One segment of Humidesulfovibrio mexicanus DNA contains the following:
- the buk gene encoding butyrate kinase, producing MNARILCLNPGSTSTKLAVFEGDAPRFSVELRHPKAELSACGGVGAQLPLRLAAIEQALADAGFAAAPGAYAAVSGRGGLLRPLPGGVYAVDAAMLAELAAGAHGEHPCNLGAPLALRFAAACGCPAFVVDPPVTDELRDIARMTGLPRIRRRSVFHALSQRMAGRLAARHLGLRYEDATFVVAHLGGGVSVGAHDRGRVVDVTNGVDGEGPMSAERAGALPALVLVEMVRAGDDPVRLRKEILTSGGMYAHTGTNDLREVERRFHEGDAACGAVIQAMAYGVAKFVGAMAAALQEDASGGPAAIVLTGGMSRSPLLVEEISRRVRFLAPVLALPQVDEMLALATGARLALEGREPVRSYAALAGRQS from the coding sequence ATGAACGCGCGCATCCTGTGCCTGAATCCTGGCTCCACCTCCACCAAGCTTGCCGTGTTCGAGGGCGATGCGCCGCGCTTCTCCGTGGAACTGCGCCACCCCAAGGCCGAACTCTCCGCCTGCGGCGGCGTTGGAGCGCAACTGCCCCTGCGCCTGGCCGCCATCGAGCAGGCCTTGGCCGACGCGGGCTTCGCCGCCGCGCCCGGCGCATATGCCGCCGTGTCCGGACGGGGCGGCTTGCTGCGGCCGCTGCCCGGCGGCGTGTACGCCGTGGATGCGGCGATGCTGGCGGAGCTGGCCGCCGGAGCCCACGGCGAGCATCCCTGCAACCTGGGCGCGCCCCTGGCCCTGCGCTTCGCCGCTGCGTGCGGCTGCCCGGCCTTTGTGGTCGATCCGCCGGTGACGGACGAACTGCGGGACATCGCCCGGATGACGGGACTGCCGCGCATCCGCAGGCGTTCGGTGTTCCATGCGCTCTCGCAGCGCATGGCCGGGCGTCTGGCCGCGCGCCACCTCGGCCTGCGCTACGAGGACGCCACATTCGTTGTGGCGCACCTGGGCGGCGGGGTCAGCGTGGGCGCGCACGACCGGGGCCGCGTGGTGGACGTGACCAACGGCGTGGACGGCGAAGGGCCCATGAGCGCGGAACGGGCGGGCGCCCTGCCCGCCCTGGTGCTGGTGGAGATGGTCCGCGCCGGGGACGACCCCGTGCGGCTGCGCAAGGAGATTCTGACCAGCGGCGGCATGTACGCCCACACAGGAACCAACGACCTGCGCGAGGTGGAGCGGCGCTTCCACGAGGGCGATGCGGCGTGCGGTGCGGTCATCCAGGCCATGGCCTACGGCGTGGCCAAGTTCGTGGGTGCCATGGCGGCGGCCCTGCAGGAGGACGCCAGCGGCGGCCCGGCCGCCATCGTGCTTACCGGGGGCATGTCGCGCAGCCCCCTGCTGGTGGAGGAGATTTCGCGACGGGTGCGCTTTCTGGCCCCGGTGCTGGCCCTGCCCCAGGTGGACGAAATGCTGGCCCTTGCCACCGGGGCGCGTCTGGCCCTGGAAGGCCGCGAACCCGTGCGGAGCTACGCGGCCCTGGCGGGGCGGCAGTCCTAG
- a CDS encoding LysE family translocator, with translation MTMGDPASALFAGAALGLSAGLSPGPLLALVIVQTLAFSVREGAKVAASPLVTDAPIVLCALLLTSGLAEHPRLLATLTLCGAAYLCRCALGSLRFRPPNETPIPVQPQSFRKGVFANLLNPSPYLFWGTVGAPLLTQAWAGGASAAVAFLCGFFGCLVGAKVLVAMLTGRFGPLLGGRGYVLVMRGLGIMLLGYAGWFARTAWELLTR, from the coding sequence ATGACCATGGGCGACCCCGCGAGCGCCCTGTTTGCCGGAGCCGCCCTGGGCCTCTCGGCGGGTCTTTCCCCAGGACCGCTGCTGGCCCTGGTCATCGTGCAGACCCTGGCCTTCTCCGTTCGCGAAGGGGCCAAGGTGGCGGCCTCGCCCCTTGTGACCGACGCGCCCATCGTGCTTTGCGCCCTGCTGCTCACCTCAGGCTTGGCAGAACACCCGCGCCTCCTCGCCACCCTCACCCTCTGCGGCGCGGCTTACCTCTGCCGGTGCGCCCTTGGAAGCCTGCGCTTCCGCCCGCCGAACGAAACGCCCATCCCCGTGCAGCCCCAATCCTTCCGAAAAGGCGTGTTCGCCAACCTGCTGAACCCCAGCCCCTATCTGTTCTGGGGCACGGTGGGCGCGCCGCTGCTGACCCAGGCCTGGGCCGGCGGGGCGTCTGCGGCCGTGGCCTTCCTGTGCGGCTTCTTCGGTTGCCTGGTGGGGGCCAAGGTGCTGGTGGCGATGCTCACCGGACGCTTCGGCCCGCTCTTGGGCGGCCGGGGCTATGTCCTGGTCATGCGCGGGCTTGGCATCATGCTGCTGGGCTACGCGGGCTGGTTCGCGCGCACGGCCTGGGAGCTTCTTACACGCTAG
- a CDS encoding SulP family inorganic anion transporter: MDYCELPLPEGPWRKAVQAAPRFLPFLSWLPDVSARSLKADLWAGLTGAVIVLPQGVAFAAIAGLPPQYGLYAAMVPVIIAALFGSSMHLVSGPTTAISLVILANVSHFAEPGSAEYIRLVLTLTLLAGMFQLGLGLARLGAVVNFVSHSVVTGFTAGAAILIATSQLGGFFGVEMPGGGGVWASWRHLLTHLPQSNPRVLGLGVFTMLVVLAVRRLNPRLPALLLAMVAASLAAALLDGASHGVRLVGALPASLPPLSLPLPGFDEVRQLVPGALAIAMLGLAEAVSIARAVAVRSQQRIDNSQEFIGQGLANVVGSFFSAYASSGSFTRTGLNFEAGAKTPLAAVFSALLLAAIVLLVAPLTAHLPLAAMSGVILLVAANLVDLDGIRHILRTDKSEAGVLAVTFLATLFVQMEFAIFCGVILSLLMYLKRTSHPGFTVLAPDPDSLRRPLVNVERKPVPECPQLKILRLDGSIFFGAATHISEELHRIMNTFPEQCHILIVGSGINFIDATGCRMLYDEALSLKLSGRDMFFCGLKSEVREVLERGLCLKRLGGRHIFDTEAEAIARMVPRLDPERCACCHTRVFRECEHMPGGEHYQPLGGTSV, from the coding sequence ATGGATTACTGCGAGCTGCCACTTCCCGAAGGGCCATGGCGCAAGGCCGTCCAGGCTGCACCGCGCTTTCTGCCGTTTTTGTCCTGGCTGCCGGACGTGAGTGCGCGCAGCCTCAAGGCCGACCTCTGGGCCGGACTCACCGGGGCGGTCATTGTGCTGCCGCAGGGTGTGGCCTTTGCGGCCATAGCTGGGCTCCCGCCGCAGTACGGCCTGTACGCGGCCATGGTCCCGGTGATCATCGCCGCGCTCTTTGGATCGTCCATGCACTTGGTCTCCGGGCCAACCACAGCGATTTCCCTGGTGATTCTGGCGAATGTGAGCCATTTTGCGGAGCCGGGCAGCGCGGAGTACATCCGCCTGGTGCTCACCCTCACCCTTTTGGCCGGGATGTTCCAGCTGGGGCTTGGCTTGGCGCGGCTGGGCGCGGTGGTGAACTTCGTGTCGCATTCGGTGGTGACCGGTTTCACCGCTGGCGCGGCCATCCTCATCGCCACCAGCCAGCTGGGCGGATTCTTCGGCGTCGAGATGCCCGGCGGCGGCGGTGTTTGGGCCAGCTGGCGGCATTTGCTCACGCATTTGCCCCAGTCGAATCCCCGGGTGCTGGGGCTGGGCGTGTTCACCATGTTGGTGGTGCTGGCCGTGCGCCGCCTCAACCCCAGGCTGCCCGCGCTGCTTCTGGCCATGGTTGCGGCCAGCCTGGCCGCCGCGCTTTTGGACGGCGCGTCCCATGGGGTGCGGCTGGTGGGCGCTTTGCCCGCCTCCCTGCCTCCCCTCTCGCTGCCGCTGCCGGGATTCGACGAGGTGCGCCAGCTGGTGCCCGGCGCATTGGCCATCGCCATGCTGGGCCTGGCCGAGGCGGTCTCCATAGCCCGCGCCGTGGCCGTGCGCTCGCAGCAGCGCATCGACAACTCCCAGGAGTTCATCGGCCAGGGGCTGGCCAATGTGGTGGGCAGCTTTTTTTCGGCATACGCGTCCTCGGGCTCCTTCACCCGCACCGGGCTCAACTTCGAGGCCGGCGCCAAAACTCCGCTGGCGGCGGTGTTTTCGGCCCTGCTTCTTGCGGCCATCGTGCTGCTGGTGGCCCCGCTTACCGCGCATCTGCCCCTGGCGGCAATGAGCGGCGTGATTCTGTTGGTGGCGGCCAATCTGGTGGACCTGGACGGCATCCGGCACATCCTGCGCACGGACAAGAGCGAAGCGGGCGTGCTGGCCGTGACCTTCCTGGCGACGCTCTTTGTGCAGATGGAGTTCGCCATCTTCTGCGGGGTCATCCTCTCCCTGCTCATGTACCTCAAGCGCACCTCGCATCCGGGATTCACCGTGCTGGCCCCGGACCCGGACAGCCTGCGGCGGCCCCTGGTGAACGTCGAGCGCAAGCCCGTTCCGGAATGTCCGCAGCTGAAAATCCTGCGCCTGGACGGCAGCATCTTCTTCGGCGCGGCGACGCACATTTCCGAGGAACTGCACCGCATCATGAACACCTTCCCGGAGCAGTGCCACATCCTCATCGTGGGCAGCGGCATCAATTTTATCGACGCCACCGGCTGCCGGATGCTCTACGACGAGGCTTTGAGCCTCAAGCTCTCTGGACGGGACATGTTCTTCTGCGGGCTCAAAAGCGAGGTGCGCGAAGTGCTGGAACGCGGCCTGTGCTTGAAGCGCCTGGGCGGCCGGCATATTTTTGATACCGAGGCCGAGGCCATTGCGCGCATGGTGCCCCGGCTGGACCCGGAGCGCTGCGCCTGCTGCCACACGCGCGTGTTCCGCGAGTGCGAGCACATGCCCGGCGGCGAGCACTACCAGCCGCTGGGCGGCACTAGCGTGTAA
- the mscL gene encoding large-conductance mechanosensitive channel protein MscL, translating into MLKDFKEFIMRGNVVDMAVGIVIGASFGGIVKSLVDDVLMPPIGLLLGRVDFSNLYVVLREGATPGPYAALVEAKKAGAVTLNLGLFANTVISFLIVGMAIFLVVRAMNRLRDMQKKDEPAAAPTTRECPYCATSISVKAVRCPNCTSQLDS; encoded by the coding sequence ATGCTGAAGGATTTCAAAGAATTCATCATGCGCGGCAACGTGGTGGACATGGCCGTGGGCATCGTCATCGGCGCGTCCTTCGGGGGCATCGTCAAGTCCCTGGTGGACGATGTGCTCATGCCGCCCATCGGATTGCTGCTCGGTCGGGTGGATTTTTCCAACCTCTACGTTGTGCTGCGCGAGGGCGCGACGCCCGGACCTTACGCCGCCCTGGTCGAGGCCAAGAAGGCTGGCGCGGTGACGCTCAATCTGGGCCTGTTCGCCAACACGGTCATCAGCTTTCTCATTGTGGGCATGGCGATTTTTCTGGTGGTGCGCGCCATGAACCGCCTGCGCGACATGCAGAAAAAGGACGAGCCCGCCGCCGCGCCCACCACGCGCGAATGTCCGTATTGCGCCACGAGCATCAGCGTGAAGGCCGTGCGCTGCCCCAACTGCACCTCGCAGCTGGATTCCTAG
- the ilvN gene encoding acetolactate synthase small subunit, producing MKHTISALVANRSGVLAEMAEEFKRRGLNIRSISSGETENPDVSRMVICFETPDDQPGDTGDIVDAVDRMAFVIQVDDLSRREFVDRELVLLKVRRNGESLSQLMQILEVFRAGVVGLGEGSITVELSGDAERVEGLIRMLEPFGILSMARTGKIALKRGDE from the coding sequence GTGAAACACACCATCTCCGCCCTGGTGGCCAACCGCAGCGGCGTGCTGGCCGAAATGGCCGAGGAATTCAAGCGCCGCGGGCTCAACATCCGCAGCATCTCCAGCGGCGAGACCGAAAATCCGGACGTCTCGCGCATGGTCATCTGCTTCGAAACCCCGGACGACCAGCCCGGCGACACCGGCGACATCGTCGACGCGGTGGACCGCATGGCCTTTGTCATCCAGGTGGACGACCTTTCCCGGCGCGAGTTCGTGGACCGCGAACTGGTGCTTTTGAAAGTGCGCCGCAACGGCGAAAGCCTCTCCCAACTCATGCAGATCCTGGAGGTCTTCCGCGCCGGAGTGGTGGGCCTGGGCGAAGGCAGCATCACCGTGGAGCTTTCCGGCGATGCCGAGCGCGTGGAAGGCCTCATCCGGATGCTGGAGCCCTTCGGCATCCTCTCCATGGCGCGCACGGGAAAAATCGCGCTCAAGCGCGGCGACGAGTAG
- a CDS encoding MBL fold metallo-hydrolase, with protein sequence MRVRCHGARGSVPVSGPEHLRYGGDTSCLEVRSSRGDLLILDAGTGIRLLGCELLGHEPFDLTILFSHYHWDHIQGLPFFKPLYDPRVTLRLGGCRDARGELTRVLSRALRPPLFPVPFEKVPARIEVAPFENESLRVGALSVRRIATSHPNRGAGFRIEENGRSLVYLTDNELSLRHRGGLSFADYAAFCRGADLLIHDAEYTPEEYPHRRGWGHSHFMEVAALAREAKVGRLGLFHHNQERTDQALDQIVERCRALFDRPGDPACEALGQGWAADIPA encoded by the coding sequence GTGAGGGTGCGCTGCCACGGCGCGCGGGGCTCCGTTCCGGTCTCAGGGCCGGAACATCTGCGCTACGGCGGCGACACCTCATGTCTGGAGGTCCGCTCCAGCCGAGGCGATCTCCTCATCCTGGACGCGGGCACGGGCATCCGGTTGCTGGGCTGCGAACTTTTGGGCCATGAGCCCTTCGACCTGACGATCCTGTTCAGCCATTACCATTGGGACCACATCCAGGGCCTGCCGTTTTTCAAGCCCCTGTACGACCCCCGGGTCACCCTGCGCCTGGGCGGCTGCCGCGATGCGCGCGGCGAACTGACCCGCGTGCTCTCACGGGCGCTTCGCCCGCCGTTGTTCCCTGTGCCCTTCGAAAAGGTTCCCGCCAGGATCGAGGTCGCGCCTTTCGAGAACGAGTCCCTGCGCGTCGGCGCGTTGTCCGTGCGGCGCATCGCCACGTCGCACCCCAACCGCGGGGCGGGCTTCCGCATCGAGGAGAACGGGCGGAGCCTCGTTTATTTGACGGACAACGAGCTTTCTCTCCGGCACAGGGGAGGGCTTTCCTTCGCCGACTACGCCGCGTTTTGCCGCGGGGCCGATCTGCTCATCCACGATGCGGAGTATACGCCCGAGGAGTATCCCCATCGCCGGGGCTGGGGGCATTCGCATTTCATGGAGGTCGCGGCCCTGGCCCGAGAGGCCAAAGTGGGGCGGTTGGGCCTGTTCCACCACAACCAGGAGCGCACGGACCAGGCGCTGGACCAGATTGTGGAACGTTGCCGGGCGCTGTTCGACCGGCCCGGCGATCCCGCGTGCGAGGCACTGGGGCAGGGCTGGGCGGCGGACATCCCTGCGTGA
- a CDS encoding response regulator produces the protein MRALIVDDDFYSRIVLHDMLRAVAECHIAVNGEEAVGAFKKALEDGRGYDLVCMDLVMPEMDGQQALREMRALEDDLGVAAAERCVVFVVSMVEDNRETNEAFFLGGADSFLVKPIEEARLLAELREHRLLD, from the coding sequence ATGCGCGCGCTCATTGTGGATGACGATTTCTACAGCCGCATCGTGCTGCACGACATGCTCCGGGCCGTGGCGGAGTGCCACATCGCCGTCAATGGCGAAGAGGCCGTCGGGGCTTTCAAGAAGGCGCTTGAGGATGGCCGCGGTTATGATCTCGTGTGCATGGACCTTGTCATGCCCGAGATGGACGGCCAGCAGGCCCTGCGGGAGATGCGCGCCCTGGAGGATGATCTGGGCGTGGCCGCCGCCGAACGCTGCGTTGTGTTCGTCGTCAGCATGGTGGAGGACAACCGCGAGACCAACGAGGCTTTTTTTCTTGGCGGCGCGGACAGCTTCCTGGTCAAACCCATCGAGGAGGCCCGGCTTT
- a CDS encoding phosphate acyltransferase gives MDSLERITQAVRGQGARLRVAIAPCAEPFVLRAALDAATLGLAEPVFIGQKERTQAVAAELGCALAGFEFIDCPDDAEAVHKAVDLYRQGRVQLLMKGLVSTATLLKAVLAKDANLVAPGGILSLVSVFDAPAAPAGSQPPRLMLLSDAGVNIRPSLQRKADILKNALAVARALGIPRPRAAVLAATEKVNFPAMPATLDADLLAKMGAEGAFGDAQVAGPLALDLAVSPVSARLKGVDSPVAGHADILLAPDIESGNILHKAVSTLLGAPVASVVVGSKAPVVVPSRGDSDRSKLASIALAVFLARQGAHETGVRS, from the coding sequence GTGGACAGCCTGGAGCGCATCACCCAGGCCGTGCGCGGGCAAGGCGCCCGCCTGCGCGTGGCCATCGCGCCCTGCGCCGAACCGTTCGTGCTGCGCGCCGCCCTGGACGCCGCAACGCTGGGGCTGGCCGAGCCGGTGTTCATCGGACAAAAGGAACGCACACAGGCCGTGGCCGCGGAACTGGGGTGCGCCCTTGCAGGGTTCGAATTCATCGACTGCCCGGACGACGCCGAGGCCGTGCACAAGGCCGTGGACCTTTATCGGCAAGGCAGGGTCCAGCTCCTCATGAAGGGGCTCGTGTCCACGGCCACCCTGCTCAAGGCGGTGCTCGCCAAGGACGCGAATCTGGTCGCGCCCGGCGGCATCCTGAGCCTGGTGAGCGTCTTCGACGCCCCGGCCGCCCCGGCGGGCTCGCAGCCGCCCCGGCTCATGCTCCTCAGCGATGCGGGCGTGAACATCCGCCCCAGCCTCCAGCGCAAGGCGGACATCCTCAAGAACGCCCTGGCCGTGGCGCGGGCGCTGGGCATTCCCAGGCCACGCGCCGCCGTGCTCGCCGCCACGGAAAAGGTCAACTTCCCGGCCATGCCCGCCACCCTCGACGCCGATCTGCTGGCCAAGATGGGCGCGGAAGGGGCCTTCGGCGATGCCCAGGTGGCCGGACCGCTGGCCCTGGATCTGGCGGTGTCGCCCGTCTCCGCAAGGCTGAAAGGCGTGGACAGCCCCGTGGCCGGACATGCGGACATCCTGCTCGCTCCGGACATCGAATCCGGAAACATCCTGCACAAAGCCGTGAGCACCCTGCTCGGCGCTCCCGTGGCCAGCGTTGTGGTTGGCAGCAAGGCCCCGGTGGTTGTGCCCTCGCGCGGCGACTCCGACCGCTCCAAGCTGGCATCCATCGCCCTGGCCGTGTTCCTGGCCCGGCAGGGCGCGCACGAAACCGGAGTTCGTTCATGA
- a CDS encoding EAL domain-containing protein produces the protein MSSKPFPLAASPSPHTAPSSGKTPRRGLPLRALSSILDSLSLPVFATDRKGRLAFVNRAACTVLGKPAEALLGASEALFFPPPTGVERHASERVLTWNGREHVVCVLREAMDGGGLTAGHVLDLTPLRDTELACALHQKRLEALVMGLSMLLMAFDEHGRVAFWNRECERALGYTADEALGAADIMERLYPDPERRQRMRAWHTGEEGPDCCEAVMRARDGGDRTIVWNRNRHAQPVTGWVGWASGVDVTDRAAAQNALREAERRADALFRQSPLGMHVYRLTPSGRLLLVAANPAADKILHRDHGPLLGQPLEAAFPELSGAEPRRRIERACSHGELWRTERNTYRDEQAAGAYEVHCFQIEPRVCALMFLDHTEQKRLETRLRHQALHDPLTGIANRSLCVERIDTALQRVRRRPDYRYAVILIDLDRFKLVNESLGHTAGDALLIETAARLRACVRELDTVARTGGDEFVVVMEEFDSYKRPIQAIRRIRHALAAPVTARGQELSVTASIGLALGQTPADSAEEVLRNATLAMHRAKSMGKNRVKSFTPSLLAQTLKVVRLENEMDRAIARGEFFLEFQPIVQMGKQQGLFGFEALARWRHPERGLVMPGEFIPIAEESGKVVELGYWALREGSRILNSWRRRHPHLRDAVLSVNLSPQQVPRPDFLPRVRDILAETGLPTKNLKLEVTETALMQSGTTVLNKLAELREMGVTFSVDDFGTGYSSLAYLTRLPLDHLKIDLSFVHMLEHGKENLEIVKAIIQLATSLRMDVVAEGVETRRQQSILLDLGCEFFQGYLFAKPLPEAQAEAFLGRFEDGVCPFP, from the coding sequence ATGAGCTCCAAGCCGTTCCCCCTCGCGGCGAGCCCCAGCCCACATACGGCCCCGTCCTCCGGCAAGACGCCGAGGCGGGGGCTTCCGCTCCGGGCGCTTTCCAGCATTCTCGATTCCTTGAGCCTGCCGGTGTTCGCCACGGACCGCAAAGGCCGACTGGCCTTTGTCAACCGGGCCGCGTGCACCGTGCTGGGCAAGCCCGCCGAGGCGCTTTTGGGCGCATCGGAAGCCCTGTTCTTCCCACCGCCGACGGGCGTGGAGCGCCATGCCAGCGAACGCGTGCTGACCTGGAACGGTCGCGAGCACGTGGTGTGCGTCCTGCGCGAGGCCATGGACGGCGGCGGGCTTACGGCCGGACATGTGCTGGACCTGACCCCCCTGCGCGACACGGAGCTTGCCTGCGCCCTGCACCAGAAACGCCTGGAGGCCCTGGTCATGGGCCTGTCCATGCTGCTCATGGCCTTCGACGAACATGGCCGCGTGGCGTTCTGGAACAGGGAGTGCGAGCGCGCGCTGGGCTACACCGCAGACGAGGCGCTGGGCGCCGCCGACATCATGGAACGCCTGTACCCCGACCCGGAACGGCGCCAGAGGATGCGGGCCTGGCACACCGGGGAAGAGGGTCCGGACTGTTGCGAAGCCGTCATGCGCGCGCGTGATGGCGGCGACAGAACCATCGTGTGGAACAGAAACCGCCATGCCCAACCCGTGACCGGCTGGGTCGGCTGGGCTTCCGGCGTCGATGTGACGGATCGCGCCGCGGCACAAAACGCCCTGCGCGAGGCCGAGCGCCGCGCCGATGCCCTGTTCCGCCAATCACCCCTGGGGATGCATGTGTACCGCCTCACCCCCAGCGGCAGACTGCTGCTGGTGGCGGCCAACCCCGCCGCGGACAAAATCCTGCATCGCGACCACGGTCCGCTTTTGGGACAGCCGCTGGAGGCGGCTTTTCCGGAACTGTCCGGCGCCGAACCCCGGCGGCGCATAGAGCGCGCCTGCTCCCACGGAGAGCTCTGGCGGACCGAGCGCAACACCTACAGGGACGAGCAGGCTGCCGGAGCCTACGAGGTGCATTGCTTCCAGATAGAGCCCCGCGTGTGCGCGCTGATGTTCCTGGACCACACCGAGCAGAAGCGCCTGGAGACGCGCCTGCGCCACCAGGCCCTGCACGATCCCCTTACGGGCATCGCCAACCGCTCGCTGTGCGTGGAGCGCATCGACACCGCGCTGCAGCGCGTGCGCAGGCGGCCCGACTACCGCTACGCCGTCATCCTCATCGACCTGGACCGCTTCAAGCTCGTCAACGAATCCCTGGGCCACACCGCTGGCGACGCGCTGCTGATCGAGACGGCCGCGCGCCTGCGCGCCTGCGTGCGCGAGTTGGACACCGTGGCCCGCACGGGCGGGGACGAATTCGTGGTGGTCATGGAGGAGTTCGACTCCTACAAACGCCCCATCCAGGCCATCCGGCGCATCCGCCATGCCCTGGCCGCGCCGGTTACGGCGCGCGGGCAGGAACTCAGCGTCACCGCGAGCATCGGCCTAGCCCTGGGCCAGACCCCGGCGGACAGCGCCGAGGAGGTGCTGCGCAACGCCACCCTGGCCATGCACCGGGCCAAATCCATGGGCAAAAACCGCGTCAAGAGCTTCACCCCTTCGCTGCTGGCCCAAACGCTCAAGGTGGTGCGGCTGGAAAACGAGATGGACCGGGCCATTGCGCGGGGCGAATTCTTCCTGGAATTCCAGCCCATCGTGCAAATGGGCAAACAGCAGGGTCTGTTCGGCTTCGAGGCCCTGGCGCGCTGGCGGCACCCGGAACGCGGGCTCGTCATGCCCGGAGAGTTCATCCCCATCGCGGAGGAATCGGGCAAGGTGGTGGAGCTGGGCTACTGGGCCCTGCGCGAGGGCTCGCGCATTCTGAACAGCTGGCGGCGGCGCCACCCCCACCTGCGCGACGCGGTGCTTTCCGTGAACCTCTCGCCCCAGCAGGTGCCCCGGCCGGACTTTCTGCCGCGCGTGCGCGACATCCTCGCGGAGACGGGGCTGCCCACCAAAAACCTCAAGCTGGAAGTGACCGAAACCGCGCTGATGCAGAGCGGCACAACGGTGCTGAACAAGCTTGCGGAATTGCGCGAAATGGGGGTCACCTTCTCGGTGGACGACTTCGGCACCGGGTACTCCAGCCTGGCCTATCTCACGCGCCTGCCCCTGGACCACCTGAAGATCGACCTGTCCTTCGTGCACATGCTGGAGCACGGCAAGGAAAACCTGGAGATCGTCAAGGCCATCATCCAGCTGGCCACGAGCCTGCGCATGGACGTGGTGGCCGAGGGCGTGGAGACCCGGCGGCAGCAAAGCATTCTGCTGGACCTCGGCTGTGAATTCTTCCAGGGCTACCTGTTCGCCAAGCCCCTGCCCGAGGCCCAGGCCGAGGCGTTTCTCGGTCGCTTCGAGGACGGGGTCTGCCCGTTCCCATGA